tattttatcttgaagCTTGTACAATCAAGAGAGGGGAGGCAACCATCTGATTCAGAAGTTCAAGCAGCAGTATGGGAAGCTTGTGGTGATTCCGGAGCTTTGCAAATACTCGTTGATCTTCTTAACATGAGGTAACTAGTAGGAACCATGTGTTATTTAGCAATGTATTAAGATCAACTTCTCAATCCGCATGCCTATATACAAGCTACTTTCAGAAGAGTTGTATTATTAGTTGCCTAACCGGATTTCCAACACGCAAGGATGACGGATCTTCAAGAGTCTTCTGGTACAGAGGACAGCGACACCATTTTGCTTGAAAAGACAAGTATTACTGAAAGTGCGAACCAGCAGAACGAAAACAATTTAAGGTACCATCTTCGCCAAAATTTATTTCGGTGTTCATGAAAACTTAAGCTGCACCATGTTTATCGATTGAGGATGGTAAAAATTGGGTGACTTTAGATGCGGACCCTATTTATCaatgttctttgattgaaaccttattggttttcgattttttattgaagtctctgaaattaatgcaataatgcatttctatgtaggttattataatttttaaattaaaatttgatatttgtagttatttatattaatgagattttaaataaaatccataatttgttgaaaatattaaaagaaattatacttaaataaaacccatgatTTGTCATTACTTATATTAATGACATTTTACGTACAAAACATTGGTAATTTTTATATGATgcattttacatacaaaaagttggtacattttatacaaaaaaaggTGATACGTTTTAtacaatgggtacattttacacaAAAGAGATggtacttacaaaaaaaaaaaaaaatggggtgCATTTTACAAATAacaaaatggtacatttttaaagacaaatgggtacaaataaaaggtcaaaaaatatgagtacaaataaaagtttgaaaaatatggacacaaaaagaaattaatatatgggtacaaactaaaactaaatagaaaattggcacaatttaaaaaaagggttgcaaattaaaatgggtacaaactaaaaataaaaatatatgatacaaaatttagccattatatcaaatgtaacgtttctaacactaaatgaataatttagaaataaaatttaattaacttGATAtgtaaaatatttaattattgaaataattaatgatgtttattaaaaccaaggaccttgattaaaatttgaaaaggaacaaggtttcaataaaaaaaagagggatgggaacctaatttctcctgaAAAAATTCTTCTGATGTCATTCAAATTCTAGGATATGATAGAGCAAAAATCCTACTAATATCATTGAACTGATTTCCTGTTGTAACACGAGGAGCCTTTCAAATTCGAAGTTTTTCATGCGTTGTTTAGAAGTAGGAGCTCTTAACAAGTTATATGCTTACTCTTACAAACTACGAAATCTTGTTACCGTGTCATGGAGCCTATCTGGCAAGCTTCCGCATTTCTGCAACATATTCATCTTCTCGTGCGTTTTGCCTATTGAAAAACTCAATATGTTTGTGTTAATCTTGGATTTCCTTCTTCTGTTGGTGGCTGCAGCGGAGTGACCGACGGCGTTGCACAACACAAGTCGATGACTCGAAACGTGTGGTCTAGTATAATTTATAGACGTGAGCAGAAGCAACTCACTCGACTGTTCCTCAAGGAAGCAGAACACGCCCTGCAATTAGCCCTCAGCGAAGGGAACTGACTGTGTGTTAAATCATGCAAGCCTTAGTTTCCGATTTGGGATGTTCGTACACAGCTAGAAGCCTACAAGTGCTTTCTGAACCGGCTAGTGCTTGTAATTATTCTTTTTGgtgcatgctagtcattatTTGTTTCCCGCATCCAATTAGTTGCCAAAGTTTTGCTTCCCAACTTCTTTTGGTTACTAATCTATGTAAAACTTAGAGACACGTTATTCCAGtgaaatgaaaataacaaattaTGGCGGTTTTGGTGCCTGACAATCGTCCATGCACGTGGGTGGCTGTTTTGATGCGCGTACCGCCCACAATGTGGTGCGAGCCGACTGCCACCAACCATGCGCATGGGTGGCTGTTGGTTGTTGATGCACTTGGTACCCACAATGCAGCAACACAGCCACCATGGACCGTCGCTACTGTAGCTCTAGACTTTCATGGCAactttgtagttcatagttataCGACAAGTCAAAAATCTAGCTCACGGTACAAGTAGGCTGGCACATCGTCATTCAAAATAAGGCCGGCAGTAAGTGAGGTTGCCGAAAAGTTTCCACACACCCTAAATATTCAGGGAGgccgtacatatatatattcatagcCCCCACAAAGGGCCTCCAAATTTGTTCAAACGAAGCAGCCTTTCTTTTCTTGTGTGCTGTCTTCAGGCTTCTAGGCCAGCTACATTCGTAAGTGTCCACCCTACTGCATACTCAGCGGCCGCAGCAATGGCGCCATTGAAGAGATTAACCGCCACAGAGAATGCATAGTTCTGGCCTGCAATCTTGGCCTTGGCAATCCCAAGAAGCGGGAGGGCAATTGCAGACAGGACACAAGCACCAACAAACGTAACGGAATCGTTGTTTGTAAACGGAATGAGCGACCATCTTCTCGCGCACCAAGATATTATTGTATTTTGAAAAAATGCTCACAACCTAGTACAAAGTAATGAGCAACTTCATATATTTAGTCCTTAGCACAAATTAAGCATTTGCTTTAGATTATGCAGGAAGGGCAGGCATACTGTGGCGGCATCATCAACGTCCATCCCGAGTTCTTGATACTTTTGGAGCAACTCCATTAGCTCGGGGCCATTCCGATTACTGACATCTCATTCAGTTACCGCTCTTTCTTTAGAGGCCACTTCCTTTTCACTGCTGCTAGATGTAAAATCTCCAAACCCCATCGATATTCCATCTGCCACAAGGTTTGCAAATCCAAGCACCAACACATCCACTACAAAACACAGTAGTTAGAGATGAATAAAGatgctaattaattaattactgtAGTCACCTtggggggtgtgtgtgtgtgtgtatgttccAGTTCCACACTAGAAAGATGTTATTTCACCTGGCTTCTGATTTCGTAATCCTTTCTTGAGTTGTAAAACACtaaataaaatttgagaaaacTTCAGGAGTACTAATGGATTTGTCAGTACCTCTAACTCTTTAAGTATAATTCTTGGCTACAACCAGTTGTATTCAACCATGTCATTATTTGTCGTGTCGCGTGATTATCTATGACAAATGAACAAGTGCTTAGAGAATCAAATGACAATTCATCAAATCAACAATGTCGATTATACAAGCAATTCTAAAGGTCATAGGAAAAAAAACCAAGCATGCGTTTTACACATTTTCTTTGGATACATAcgtttatgaaattaaaatgaaagaagaaagaaggataACGAGATAGTTAATTACCGGAGGAGATACGACTAGCACAGATggaagaaatgagagagaaggaGGTGATGATGGCATCAAGACCTGCATACAAAATGCTCTTGGCATACTCTCCTTTCCATGGCTCTTTTGGCCTCTCACTTCTACTCTTCTTCTTACCATCATCACTTCCAATAGTTCCATTCATAACATTATCGCTACAAAAAAAATGGTCATTTGCTACTAACATTTTCTGAGGACCTACAAATACTCTCGTAAAAACAGCTATTTCCGACCAAAAATTATGCTCCGTCAGAAATATGTCGATAAGAGGTTTACTACTGTCAACACCCAAAATGCCCTTGGAAAAGGGTTCCTTCGCCGTTGGAAATAGCTATTTTTTGGAGGAAAAATTTGGCGCCACATTTATTTACGACGAAACTTATTTTTGTCGGTAATAGTATTATTTTTTCCAAGGGCATGTTTTAGTTGTCAGAAGTAATTGCTTATTTCCGAGGGCAACAAGTGGTCGTCGGTAGTAATTTCCCTATTTTCAATGATGATTATTTGTTCTCGGAAGTGATTTTGTATTTGCAAGAGGAAGTAGAGGCCGTAAAAAATAACCATCTATTTTCGAGGGCAACCAATGGCTCTCGAAAATAGATATTTATTTATGAGGGCATATAGTTGTCGTTGAAAAAGATCATTGACTAGAAAAAATATTAGATTgtgtggtatccactaatgtaaatattttaaattgaagatcaaattagttcattgtatgcTTATAGGGccgaggagtgtagttgtaaaaaatatcaaaatcgaagctaaaataaccgttaaatcgtgatttttcattaatcaCCGTCGAAAATTTCgttctgttacctaatctctaaatgtttgttgttTGCGATTTTGATATATGCTATATgagagtatatacaaacaagtttgccggttggattgttgaaactagttttataTAATGTGTATCCTGCCAAAacgatagattaaacaaacactaggagtttattttatacttctattaagtataacataagattttgtggtatccactagagGCAAAGACGAGGGTAGGTGTCATCAAGCGAGTCATTCCCTCTCAGAAGCATGCCATCGTGGAAGGCAAAAAATCTGGTATTAGTCCAGCCCTATTATTTGTAATTTGGTATATTGTTCTCTTTTAACTAATTTTGTCTTGTAATTCTTTAAGCAACTTTATATTGGTTTCATTCAATATTATAGCATCGTTCTTCATGAGAGAACTTGTTACAAATTCATTCTATTGTGGTCACTCCAATCCGATTAAGATTGTAGATCATCTCTATGATTATTTCAACAAAAATGTTCGGTCATGTTATTGGGATTATGCTTTTTTCTCACGACTACCATTGAGCAATTGGAATTGGCCAATGTAATGTGGTTGATAGTTTGTAGACAGTATGCTTATTTATTAAAAGTATCTTTAATGGTTGGACGCTCTTCTAATGGTCATATTAGTATTCAAGTTCCCTGTCTTGTGTAATGCATATTGGATGAGTTCTATTgtgttgaaaaaaata
This region of Malus domestica chromosome 07, GDT2T_hap1 genomic DNA includes:
- the LOC139197733 gene encoding uncharacterized protein, encoding MNGTIGSDDGKKKSRSERPKEPWKGEYAKSILYAGLDAIITSFSLISSICASRISSVDVLVLGFANLVADGISMGWSLIPFTNNDSVTFVGACVLSAIALPLLGIAKAKIAGQNYAFSVAVNLFNGAIAAAAEYAVGWTLTNVAGLEA